In Pseudonocardia sp. DSM 110487, the sequence CTGCCGACGAGGTGGACGTGCTGGAACACCATCGCGACGTCCGCGCGCTCGGAGCGGCCGCCTGCGACGGTGACGCTGCCACCGCTCACCGGCACGAGCCCGGCTGCCGCGCGCAGCAGCGTGGACTTGCCCGACCCGTTCGCCCCGAGGACGGCGAGCAGCTCGCCCGCGTGCACGGCGACGTCGACGCGGTGCAGCGCCACCCGGTCGCCGAAGCGCACCTCGCAGCCGCGCAGCTCGAGCGCGGCCCGGCCGGCGACGACGCGCTCCCGGTCCGGCGCCTGCGCGGTCACACGTCCTCCTCGGTGAGCCCGAGCGTCGAGGCGAGGTCGAACAGCGGCTGGTAGGTGGCCCGGTCGACGGGCACCAGCGGCCCGGGCGGGCTGACGTCGAGCAGCGCCCCGACCTGGGCCACCTGCTCGGGCGTGAGCCCAAGCAGCGCGTCCCGCACCGCCGCCTTGACGGCCGGGTCGAGGTCGCCGCGCACCGTGATCGGGTCGTTCGGGATCGGCTCCGACGTCCAGATCTGCCGGAAGCCTGCCGCGTCGAACGTGCCGGCGTCGGTGGCGCTGCGCAGCTGCTGGCTGTTGATCTCGGCCGCGTCGACCGTGCCGTTGACGAGCGCGAGCAGCGCCTCGGGGTGCCCACCGGCGTAGTCGATGCGGACGTCGGACTCGGCGATCCCGGCATCGGCGAGCGCCTTGCGGGGCAGCGCGTCTCCCGAGGTAGAGCCCGCGCTCGACAGCGCGAGCGAGCGCCCGCGCAGCCCCGCGATGTCGGTGATCGGTGAGCTCGCCGGCACCCAGATGCCCGCGGTGTACGTGCTGAGCGCGCCGGAGGCGTCGGCGAACGACGCCACGGGCTCGGCGTGCGCACGCTCGCTCGCGAACACGTACCCGAGCGGGCCGAACTGGGCGACGTCGAGCCGCCCGTTCTGCATCGCGAGGACCTCGGCCGAGTAGTCCTCGACGACCTGCAGGTCGACCGGGCAGGCCAGGCGCTGCGACAGGGCATCGGCCAGCACCTGGTAGGCGGGGGTGAGCCGGGCGGGGTCCTCGTAGGGCTCCACCCCGAACCGGATGCGCCCGTCGGGGCAGGTGGGGGATGCGGCGTCCGATGTGCTGCCTCCGCATCCGGCGAGCAGCAGGGTCAGGGCGGCGAGACCGCAGGTGGCGGCACGGGCGAGGCGGGACACGGGCGCTCCTACAGGGAGTCGAGGATGTTCGGGGCGAGGCCGAAGGCCGTGGTCATGCCGATGCCGGAGGTCACCGCGACGGCCATGACGCCGGGCGCGACCTTCGCGCGCAGGAAATCGCGCTCGGGCGCGCTCGCGTAGACACCGCGCCAGCGGTGCACCACGCGCAGGTCGGTGACGCGCAGCAGGGCGCAGGTCTCGGCGAGCAGCAGCTCGTCGAGCGGTTCGGACGAGAACGGGTCGGGCGTGCGGGCGTAGGCGTGGGTGTCACCGACGACGAGGTCGCCGTCGGGCCGCTGGGTGATCATGTGGTGGATGCCGGCCTCGAGCAGCTCCGGACGGTCGGCGGCCCAACGGGCGCGCAGTGCTGCCGCGCCGTCCGTGCTGGAGAAGGCGGGGTAGCGCAGCAGTGAGCTGCCGGTGAAGACGGCGGGCTCGATCGGGCCTCCCTCCGGCACGCGGACCTGCAGCATCTGCAGCGCGCAGCGCACCATGCCTGCGTCCTCGGCAGCCGCGGGCACCAGCCGGTCGAGGTCGTGCCCCGCGCAGACGACGACGCGCGCACCCCTGAGATCGCCACGGGGCGTGTGCACGACGCCCTCCTCGACGCCGGTGACCGGGGTCGACCAGAGCACCCGCCCGCCCGGCTGCCGGTCGATCCACTCGGCGAGTGCGGGGATCGCCGCCCTGGGGTCGACGCGGATGTCGCGGGGCAGGAACGCTCCCCCGAGCACCGGACCAGGATGTACCGGCACCCGCTCGGTGATCTCGGCCGGGCTCATCAGGACCACCTCGGCACGCCCGCGGCGCTGTGCCACCTCGTCGAGAGCGGCGAGCTCCTCCTCGGCACGCGCGACGACGACCGTGCCGGTCTCGGCGGCCCAGAAGCCGGCGAGCCGGGCCATCCGGAGCCAGGTGCCACGGGCCTGCTGGGCGAATCCGAGTGCCTCGCCCTCCTGAGCGGTGACGCAGCCGTGGCCGAAGTTGCGAACAGAGGCGCCGACGGCCCGCTCGTCGCGGTCGACGACGGTCACCGTCAGCCCGCGCTCCAGCGCGGTGACGGCGTGCGCGAGCCCGACGATCCCGGCCCCGACGACGAGCAGGTCGACGCGGGCGGGCCGCAGGCCGGGTAGGTCGGTCACGGCGTCGACGGTGGCAGCCGAGGCGACCGCCGGTCAAGACTTGTATTGATAAGTTCGGAGAGGCGATTTCGCTTCTACCAGCGGCTTTATCCTGGGTTCATACAGTGTTCACGGCGGGCTCGCCTGTTCTTGTACAGTCAGGTTCCGTGAGCACGCCCCTACACGTGACCGTCGCGGTGGAGCTCCGCCGCCGCATCTCCACCGGCCTGCTCCCCGTCGGATCCCTGCTCCCGTCGGAGGCGCAGCTGTGCCGGGAGTTCGGCGCATCACGCGGCCCGGTCCGCCAGGCGCTCGCCGCTCTCCGGGACGACGGGCTGATCGGCGGCGGCCAGGGCCGCCGGGCGACGGTGCTCGACAGCGTGCCCGCCCAGTCGTTCGAGACGTTCCTGTCGTTCTCGCGCTGGGCCGAGCAGATCGGCCGGTGCCCCGGCCAGCGCACCCAGGAGATCGCCGTACGCCGCGCCGAGCCGGCCGTCGCCGCGGCGCTGGACCTGGCCCCGGGCACCCCGGTCGTGCAGCTGCTGCGGCTGCGCCTGCTGGACGGCGCGCCCGCGATGCTGGAGCGCACGACGTTCGTCGAGTCGGTGGGCCGGGCCCTGCTCGACACCGACCTCGACGCCGGCTCCATCTACGCCTACCTCTTGGAACGGGGAGCGGACCTCGACACGGCCCGGCACACCCTCGACGCGGTCGCCGCCGACGCCACCGACGCCACGCTCCTCGAGGTCCAGCCCGGTGCGCCACTGCTGCGGGAACGGCGGCTGACCACCAGCCGCACCGGCGAGCCCCTCGAATGGTCGGACGACCGCTACCGCTCCGACGTCGTGACCGTGACGATCACGAACACCCGCCGGTCCCGCCCGGCGATGACCCGCACCGGCACCTGACTCACCTGTCAGCAGAACGCCGGGCCGGGATCATCGCGAGGATCCCTCCGACGATGAACGCGACGAGGCGCTCGAGGTCGGCCGCGCCGGAGCGGTCCTGCCCGGGGTCGAGGCGCTGCGGCCAGTCCACGGTGGCGAACGTCCCGGACTGGTGGAGACCCAGCAGCCCCACCATGCTGGTGTAGGCGAAGCGGACGTCCGCGTCGCCGAGCTCGGGAAGAGCGCGCGCCAGCGCGGTGAGGTAGCGGCCCTCCACGGGGTCGACCTGGTCGGCGAAGAGCTGCCGGACCTTCGGATCCGGTTCACCCAAGACGCGTCCCAGGAAGCGGGCGACATCGGCCCGGTCCGCGAGACCCGCGCCCGGCTCCACGAACGCGCGGACCAGGTCCGCAGCCGACGGCGGCCGGGGCCGCGCCTCGAGCTCGTCCAGTCGGCGGCGGCGCTCGTCGTTGACGGGTCGCATCGCGCGGTCGATGACCGCGCGCAGCAGGCCGTCCTTGGAACCGAAGTGGTAGTTGACGGCGGCGATGTTGGTCCGCGCCGACTCGGTCAGCGCCCGCAAGGACGTCGCCTCGATCCCCCGCTCACCGAACAGGCGTACGGCAGCGTCGATGAGCCGCTCCCTTGTCGACCCGGCCGGCTCGTCGCCTCCTGCACTCACGCCGCAGATCGTATAACGTTCGTTTCAAGCGTTCGTTTGAAGCATTCGTTTGAGACAGGAGCGGCAGTGGGCGCGAGGAGAGCGATCATCATCGGCGCTGGGATCGGCGGGCTGGCCGCCGCTCACGCCCTGCGCCGCATCGGCTGGCACGTCACCGTCTACGAGCAGGCGCCCGTCATCGCCCCCGTCGGCGCGGGCGTGGCCATCGCCCCCAACGCGGTCAAGGCCCTCGACCACCTCGGTCTCGGGACGGCCCTGCGCGACCGCGGCAGGCGCCAGACCGGGCTGGAGATCCGGCTCCGGGGAGGTGCCCGCGTCGCGAACATCCCGGCCGAGGGCATCGAGCGGCGCTACGGCGCCCCGTTCTACGCGCTCCACAGGGCCGAGCTGCACCGGCTCCTCATGGAGGGGCTCGGCCCGGACACCTTCCGCACCGGACACCGCGCCGAGGGTGTCGACGGGACCACGGTCTCGCTGGGCACGCCGGACGGCGCCCGGTCGGACACCGCGGACCTGGTCGTGGCCGCCGACGGGGTGAACAGCCGGCTCCGCGCCGCGCTCCTGCCCGGCTACCCCGGCCCGACCTACGCCGGATACACGGTCTGGCGGGGCATCGTCCCGCCGGACCGCACGCAACGCCTCGGCCTGCAGGCCGTGCTGTCGGAGACATGGGGCCGCGGCGCTCGCTTCGGCTCGGCCACCATCGACGAACGCCGGATCTACTGGTTCGCCGCGGAGAGCCTCGCGGAGCGCTCCTCCCCCACCCACGACCTCGACCAGCTCGCCGCCCGCTTCCAGGGCTGGCACGATCCCGTCCCCGCACTCCTCGCGGTCACCCCGCCCGACGCGCTGCTGCGGCACGACGTGTACTACCTGCGCGCCAGGCTGCCCGGGTTCGTCCACGGCCGGGTGGTGCTGCTCGGGGACGCCGCGCACGCCGTGACGCCGGACATCGGCCAGGGCGCCTGCCTGGCGATCGAGGATGCCGTCACTCTCGCCGCCGCCGTCGACGAGAAGGGGATCGATGGCGGGTTGCTGGTCTACGACGCGGTCAGGCGCCCCCGGACCGAGCGGATGGCCCGCACCTCGGGCCGGCTCGGGCGGATCCTGCAGACCCGCAGCCCGACCGGGGCCCTGCTGCGCGACGCCATCGCCGCGGCGCTGCCGACCCCGCTGCTCACGAAGGCGGTGGGCAGCGCACTTGCCTGGACACCGCCCTTCGGCACCCACGACGTGCACGCCAGAAGTGGCG encodes:
- a CDS encoding phosphate/phosphite/phosphonate ABC transporter substrate-binding protein; protein product: MSRLARAATCGLAALTLLLAGCGGSTSDAASPTCPDGRIRFGVEPYEDPARLTPAYQVLADALSQRLACPVDLQVVEDYSAEVLAMQNGRLDVAQFGPLGYVFASERAHAEPVASFADASGALSTYTAGIWVPASSPITDIAGLRGRSLALSSAGSTSGDALPRKALADAGIAESDVRIDYAGGHPEALLALVNGTVDAAEINSQQLRSATDAGTFDAAGFRQIWTSEPIPNDPITVRGDLDPAVKAAVRDALLGLTPEQVAQVGALLDVSPPGPLVPVDRATYQPLFDLASTLGLTEEDV
- a CDS encoding TIGR03364 family FAD-dependent oxidoreductase encodes the protein MTDLPGLRPARVDLLVVGAGIVGLAHAVTALERGLTVTVVDRDERAVGASVRNFGHGCVTAQEGEALGFAQQARGTWLRMARLAGFWAAETGTVVVARAEEELAALDEVAQRRGRAEVVLMSPAEITERVPVHPGPVLGGAFLPRDIRVDPRAAIPALAEWIDRQPGGRVLWSTPVTGVEEGVVHTPRGDLRGARVVVCAGHDLDRLVPAAAEDAGMVRCALQMLQVRVPEGGPIEPAVFTGSSLLRYPAFSSTDGAAALRARWAADRPELLEAGIHHMITQRPDGDLVVGDTHAYARTPDPFSSEPLDELLLAETCALLRVTDLRVVHRWRGVYASAPERDFLRAKVAPGVMAVAVTSGIGMTTAFGLAPNILDSL
- a CDS encoding GntR family transcriptional regulator, giving the protein MSTPLHVTVAVELRRRISTGLLPVGSLLPSEAQLCREFGASRGPVRQALAALRDDGLIGGGQGRRATVLDSVPAQSFETFLSFSRWAEQIGRCPGQRTQEIAVRRAEPAVAAALDLAPGTPVVQLLRLRLLDGAPAMLERTTFVESVGRALLDTDLDAGSIYAYLLERGADLDTARHTLDAVAADATDATLLEVQPGAPLLRERRLTTSRTGEPLEWSDDRYRSDVVTVTITNTRRSRPAMTRTGT
- a CDS encoding TetR/AcrR family transcriptional regulator, producing the protein MSAGGDEPAGSTRERLIDAAVRLFGERGIEATSLRALTESARTNIAAVNYHFGSKDGLLRAVIDRAMRPVNDERRRRLDELEARPRPPSAADLVRAFVEPGAGLADRADVARFLGRVLGEPDPKVRQLFADQVDPVEGRYLTALARALPELGDADVRFAYTSMVGLLGLHQSGTFATVDWPQRLDPGQDRSGAADLERLVAFIVGGILAMIPARRSADR
- a CDS encoding FAD-dependent monooxygenase; this translates as MGARRAIIIGAGIGGLAAAHALRRIGWHVTVYEQAPVIAPVGAGVAIAPNAVKALDHLGLGTALRDRGRRQTGLEIRLRGGARVANIPAEGIERRYGAPFYALHRAELHRLLMEGLGPDTFRTGHRAEGVDGTTVSLGTPDGARSDTADLVVAADGVNSRLRAALLPGYPGPTYAGYTVWRGIVPPDRTQRLGLQAVLSETWGRGARFGSATIDERRIYWFAAESLAERSSPTHDLDQLAARFQGWHDPVPALLAVTPPDALLRHDVYYLRARLPGFVHGRVVLLGDAAHAVTPDIGQGACLAIEDAVTLAAAVDEKGIDGGLLVYDAVRRPRTERMARTSGRLGRILQTRSPTGALLRDAIAAALPTPLLTKAVGSALAWTPPFGTHDVHARSGA